A single region of the Streptomyces sp. NBC_01381 genome encodes:
- a CDS encoding response regulator transcription factor, whose translation MIRVLVAEDQSAVRAGLVLILRSAPDIEVVGEASNGEEAVALARELRPDLVLMDIQMPRLDGVSATRQVVAEGLADVLVLTTFDLDEYVFGALRAGASGFLLKNTEAKDLLEAVRTVGRGEGLIAPAVTRRLIAEFAAPKTMKPVRRENGPDPAILDALTRREREVLACLGEGLSNAEIASRLVMAEATVKTHVSRLLAKLELRSRVQAAVLAQELGV comes from the coding sequence ATGATCCGCGTGCTCGTCGCCGAGGACCAGTCCGCCGTACGCGCGGGACTTGTCCTGATCCTGCGCAGCGCGCCCGACATAGAGGTGGTCGGCGAGGCCTCGAACGGTGAGGAGGCGGTGGCGCTCGCCCGTGAACTGCGGCCTGATCTGGTCCTCATGGACATCCAGATGCCGCGCCTCGACGGCGTGTCCGCGACCCGTCAGGTCGTCGCCGAAGGCCTCGCGGACGTGCTCGTCCTGACCACCTTCGACCTCGACGAGTACGTCTTCGGGGCGCTGCGCGCGGGTGCCTCCGGGTTCCTCCTGAAGAACACCGAGGCCAAGGACCTCCTGGAGGCGGTCCGTACGGTGGGGCGCGGCGAGGGCCTGATCGCGCCGGCCGTCACACGACGGCTGATCGCCGAGTTCGCCGCCCCGAAGACGATGAAGCCCGTACGCCGCGAGAACGGACCCGATCCCGCCATCCTCGACGCCCTCACGCGCCGCGAGCGCGAGGTGCTCGCGTGTCTCGGCGAAGGGCTGTCGAACGCGGAGATCGCGAGCCGTCTGGTGATGGCGGAGGCGACAGTGAAGACGCATGTCAGCCGGTTGCTCGCCAAGCTGGAGCTGCGCAGCCGGGTCCAAGCAGCCGTCCTCGCACAGGAGTTGGGCGTATAA
- a CDS encoding sensor histidine kinase, translated as MALSLPRPQRFDVQIAVGSVLAGLAWWGLGLQMQADRLLGGTWALIPLFVLSGLELLRRSRPQFALVVGTLALVADQFTAGNLASVLMFTDIMYAAVVYGTPAAARRIPVTTGLITVAVTLGFLAWFREPEAILIGVVTGMVSFGPATTGVLVRNHREAAEAARLRAEQTALLAEMDRVQAVTAERARMARELHDMVANHLSAIAIHSTAALSLDDPQTSKDALAVIRENSVEGLAEMRRLIGILRDSSDDREPAAAPTLDGLGALIGNARTNGLDVTLDDTRAPEDDKLPAPVELAAYRIVQESLTNALKHASPGRVTVTLAQEPRALTVRVTSPYGDPSGPRAPGSGAGLVGMRERTELLGGTFDSGPESSPDGKVWIVYATLPVDPADKEVTE; from the coding sequence ATGGCCCTGTCCCTGCCCCGCCCGCAACGTTTCGACGTACAGATCGCCGTGGGCAGCGTGCTCGCAGGGCTCGCGTGGTGGGGGCTCGGGCTGCAGATGCAGGCGGACCGGCTACTCGGCGGCACCTGGGCACTGATCCCGCTCTTCGTTCTCTCGGGGCTCGAACTGCTGCGCAGGAGCAGACCGCAGTTCGCCCTGGTCGTCGGCACCCTCGCGTTGGTCGCCGATCAGTTCACGGCGGGCAATCTGGCCTCGGTCTTGATGTTCACTGACATCATGTACGCGGCCGTGGTGTACGGGACACCGGCCGCCGCCCGTCGCATCCCCGTCACCACGGGGCTGATCACGGTGGCCGTGACGCTCGGGTTCCTGGCCTGGTTCCGGGAGCCCGAGGCGATCCTCATCGGTGTCGTCACCGGCATGGTGTCCTTCGGCCCTGCGACGACCGGTGTGCTCGTACGCAATCACCGCGAGGCCGCCGAAGCGGCCAGGCTCCGTGCCGAGCAGACCGCGCTGCTCGCCGAGATGGACCGCGTGCAGGCCGTCACGGCCGAGCGCGCCCGGATGGCCCGCGAGCTGCACGACATGGTCGCCAACCACCTCTCGGCGATCGCCATCCACTCCACGGCCGCGCTCTCCCTGGACGACCCGCAGACCAGCAAGGACGCCCTGGCCGTCATCCGTGAGAACAGTGTCGAGGGCCTTGCCGAGATGCGCCGACTGATCGGCATCCTGCGCGACTCCAGCGACGACCGGGAGCCGGCGGCCGCACCCACCCTGGACGGCCTCGGTGCCCTCATCGGCAACGCCCGTACCAATGGTCTGGACGTCACCCTCGACGACACCCGCGCCCCGGAGGACGACAAGCTCCCCGCCCCGGTCGAGCTCGCCGCGTACCGCATCGTCCAGGAGTCCCTGACCAACGCCCTCAAGCACGCGTCCCCCGGCCGGGTCACCGTGACCCTCGCCCAGGAACCCCGCGCACTCACGGTCCGCGTCACCAGCCCGTACGGCGATCCGTCGGGTCCCCGCGCCCCGGGCTCGGGCGCGGGCCTCGTCGGTATGCGCGAGCGCACCGAACTCCTCGGCGGCACCTTCGATTCGGGCCCCGAGAGCAGCCCCGACGGCAAGGTGTGGATCGTGTACGCGACGCTGCCCGTCGACCCCGCAGACAAGGAAGTGACCGAATGA
- a CDS encoding cob(I)yrinic acid a,c-diamide adenosyltransferase: MVNLTRIYTRTGDQGTTALGDMSRTAKTDLRIAAYADANEANAAIGTAIALGGLDEEVVKVLVRVQNDLFDVGADLSTPVAEDPEYPPLRVEQFYIDKLEADCDRFNEQLEKLRSFILPGGTAGATLLHQACTVVRRAERSTWAAFEVHGEVMNPLTATYLNRLSDLLFILARTANKSVGDVLWVPGGER; encoded by the coding sequence ATGGTCAATCTGACGCGCATCTACACCAGGACCGGCGACCAGGGCACGACGGCCCTCGGCGACATGAGCCGCACCGCCAAGACCGATCTGCGGATCGCGGCGTACGCCGACGCCAACGAGGCCAACGCCGCCATCGGCACGGCGATCGCGCTCGGCGGGCTCGACGAGGAGGTCGTGAAGGTCCTGGTCCGGGTCCAGAACGACCTCTTCGACGTGGGCGCCGATCTGTCCACGCCGGTCGCGGAGGACCCCGAGTACCCGCCGCTGCGCGTCGAGCAGTTCTACATCGACAAGCTGGAGGCGGACTGCGACCGCTTCAACGAGCAGCTGGAGAAGCTGCGCAGCTTTATCTTGCCGGGGGGCACAGCGGGCGCGACGCTGCTGCATCAGGCGTGCACTGTCGTGCGGCGGGCGGAGCGGTCCACTTGGGCTGCTTTTGAAGTCCACGGGGAGGTCATGAACCCGCTGACCGCCACGTACCTCAACCGCCTCTCCGACCTGCTGTTCATCCTGGCGAGGACGGCGAACAAGTCGGTGGGCGATGTCCTGTGGGTGCCCGGGGGCGAGCGCTAG
- a CDS encoding ABC transporter permease: MSAFLSDTALIFGRYARQTLRSKFQILFGVLMPLLYLLFFGPLLTDLPLGSRGDSWQVLVPGLLLQLGLFGASYSGFAIIIEKQFGVVERMRVTPVSRLALLLGRVLRDAALFVFQAVLLVVASLAMGLRAPLAGILIGFAFVAVLTVVLASLSYALALLVSKAHEFGPVINAVSMPSMLLSGLMLPMALAPGWLDVLSHFMPFRYLVDAVRAAYVGDYASTAMLYGVLTAAALTLVSVTVGTRVFRTAGA, encoded by the coding sequence ATGTCTGCGTTTCTCTCCGACACCGCCCTGATCTTCGGGCGGTACGCGCGCCAGACCCTGCGCTCCAAGTTCCAGATCCTCTTCGGCGTCCTGATGCCGCTGCTCTACCTGCTCTTCTTCGGCCCCCTCCTGACCGATCTGCCGCTCGGTTCGCGCGGCGACTCCTGGCAGGTGCTCGTGCCGGGGCTGCTGCTCCAACTCGGCCTGTTCGGAGCCTCGTACAGCGGATTCGCGATCATCATCGAGAAGCAGTTCGGGGTGGTGGAGCGGATGCGGGTCACGCCGGTGAGCCGGCTCGCGCTCCTGCTCGGGCGTGTCCTTCGCGATGCCGCGCTCTTCGTCTTCCAGGCGGTGCTTCTCGTCGTCGCGTCCCTGGCGATGGGGCTGCGGGCGCCGCTGGCCGGCATCCTCATCGGCTTCGCCTTCGTGGCGGTGCTCACCGTCGTCCTCGCGTCCCTGTCGTACGCGCTGGCGCTGCTCGTCTCCAAGGCGCACGAGTTCGGTCCCGTCATCAACGCGGTGAGCATGCCCTCGATGCTGCTCTCCGGCCTGATGCTGCCGATGGCGCTCGCGCCGGGCTGGCTGGACGTGCTCTCGCACTTCATGCCGTTCCGCTATCTCGTGGACGCGGTGCGGGCCGCCTATGTGGGCGACTACGCGAGTACGGCGATGCTGTACGGCGTGCTGACGGCGGCCGCGCTCACCCTGGTGTCCGTGACGGTCGGCACACGTGTCTTCCGGACGGCGGGCGCGTAA
- a CDS encoding ABC transporter ATP-binding protein: MAIISTAGLTQTFRTKRGPVEAVRGIDLTVAPGEIVGLLGPNGAGKTTTLRMLTTLLRPTGGAATVAGLDLAGDPAGVRRRIGYVAQSGGVDPSISVREELVTQGRLYRLTRTQAASRAEELAHDLGLTELLDRKCAALSGGQRRRLDVAMGLLHRPDVLFLDEPTTGLDPGSRADLWALVRRLRDEHGTTVVLTTHYLDEADALSDRLVVIDKGLVVAEGTPSSLKLQYGGSIDASLQDTFLAITGRDLAPKDTAPVAV; the protein is encoded by the coding sequence ATGGCAATCATCAGCACGGCTGGGCTCACCCAGACCTTCCGCACCAAGCGCGGTCCCGTGGAGGCGGTGCGGGGCATCGACCTGACCGTCGCGCCCGGCGAGATCGTCGGCCTCCTCGGGCCGAACGGCGCGGGCAAGACGACGACGCTGCGCATGCTCACCACGCTCCTGCGGCCCACCGGCGGCGCCGCCACCGTCGCGGGCCTCGACCTGGCAGGCGATCCGGCGGGCGTCCGACGCAGGATCGGTTACGTCGCCCAGTCCGGCGGCGTCGACCCCAGCATCTCCGTACGCGAGGAACTGGTCACCCAGGGGCGCCTCTACCGCCTGACGAGGACTCAGGCTGCCTCCCGCGCCGAGGAGTTGGCGCACGACCTGGGCCTCACCGAGCTGCTCGACCGCAAGTGCGCCGCGCTCTCCGGCGGCCAGCGGCGGCGGCTCGACGTCGCCATGGGGCTGCTGCACCGGCCCGACGTGCTCTTCCTCGACGAGCCGACCACGGGGCTCGACCCGGGCAGCAGGGCCGATCTGTGGGCGCTGGTGCGGCGGCTTCGCGACGAGCACGGCACCACCGTGGTGCTCACCACGCACTACCTCGACGAGGCGGACGCGCTCTCCGACCGCCTCGTCGTCATCGACAAGGGCCTCGTGGTCGCCGAGGGCACGCCGAGCTCGCTCAAGCTCCAGTACGGCGGCTCGATCGACGCCTCGCTCCAGGACACCTTCCTCGCCATCACCGGGCGCGACCTCGCCCCCAAGGACACGGCGCCGGTCGCCGTCTGA
- a CDS encoding TetR/AcrR family transcriptional regulator: MAEGLRERKKRQTRQRISDIATGLFLEHGFVTVTVAEVAEAADVSVNTVYNYFPAKEDLFLDRGEAVVDRLSGYVRGRRAGESAAHAVLRALRSDVESVSPSIGLFAGWADFMKVIHEAHPLRSRLWEIQQQALAHLTTTLAEEAKAADGDPMPGLIAGQLSWVHSTLMAWIGDEMVKCRKPAEVSRDALELLDEMEDLLSEKVLNYAVRDAE, translated from the coding sequence ATGGCTGAAGGGCTCAGGGAACGCAAGAAGCGGCAGACCAGGCAGCGAATCTCGGACATCGCGACGGGGCTGTTCCTGGAGCACGGCTTCGTCACGGTGACGGTCGCGGAGGTCGCGGAGGCCGCGGACGTCTCCGTGAACACCGTCTACAACTACTTCCCCGCCAAGGAGGACCTGTTCCTCGACCGCGGCGAGGCCGTCGTCGACCGGCTCTCCGGCTACGTACGCGGCCGTCGCGCGGGGGAGTCCGCCGCCCATGCCGTCCTGCGTGCGCTGCGCTCGGACGTGGAGAGCGTCTCGCCCAGCATCGGCCTCTTCGCAGGATGGGCCGACTTCATGAAGGTCATCCACGAGGCCCACCCGCTGCGCTCCCGGCTCTGGGAGATCCAGCAGCAGGCGCTCGCGCATCTCACGACGACCCTCGCCGAAGAGGCGAAGGCCGCCGACGGCGACCCCATGCCCGGACTGATCGCGGGTCAGCTCTCCTGGGTCCACAGCACGCTCATGGCCTGGATCGGCGACGAGATGGTCAAGTGCCGCAAGCCCGCCGAGGTGTCCCGCGATGCCCTCGAACTCCTCGACGAGATGGAGGACCTACTGAGCGAAAAGGTCCTCAACTACGCGGTGCGGGACGCCGAATGA
- a CDS encoding 3-hydroxyacyl-CoA dehydrogenase family protein: MAGKLAVIGAGLMGSGIAQVSAQAGWDVVLRDVTDEALTRGTDGIKASYDKFVSKGKLAAEDAEAALGRITTSTDMDAVADADIVVEAVFEKLEVKHEIFRTLDKIVREDAVLASNTSAIPITKIAAVTERPERVVGAHFFSPVPMMQLCELVRGYKTSDETLARTREFAESVGKTCIVVNRDVAGFVTTRLISALVVEAAKLYESGVATAEDIDIACKLGFGHAMGPLATADLTGVDILLHATSNIYTESQDEKFAPPELMRRMVDAGDIGRKSGQGFYKH, from the coding sequence GTGGCAGGGAAGCTCGCCGTCATCGGAGCCGGACTCATGGGGTCCGGTATCGCACAGGTCTCCGCACAGGCGGGCTGGGACGTCGTCCTGCGCGACGTCACCGATGAGGCCCTGACCCGTGGCACCGACGGGATCAAGGCGTCGTACGACAAGTTCGTGAGCAAGGGCAAGCTGGCCGCCGAGGACGCCGAGGCGGCGCTCGGGCGCATCACGACGAGCACCGACATGGACGCCGTCGCCGACGCGGACATCGTCGTCGAGGCCGTCTTCGAGAAGCTCGAGGTCAAGCACGAGATCTTCCGTACGCTCGACAAGATCGTGCGCGAGGACGCGGTGCTCGCCTCCAACACCTCCGCCATCCCGATCACGAAGATCGCGGCCGTGACGGAGCGTCCGGAGCGGGTCGTCGGCGCGCACTTCTTCTCGCCGGTGCCGATGATGCAGCTCTGCGAACTCGTCCGCGGCTACAAGACCAGCGACGAGACCCTCGCCCGCACCCGGGAGTTCGCCGAGTCCGTCGGCAAGACCTGCATCGTCGTGAACCGCGACGTGGCCGGCTTTGTGACGACCCGTCTGATCTCCGCGCTCGTCGTCGAGGCCGCCAAGCTCTACGAGTCGGGTGTCGCCACCGCCGAGGACATCGACATCGCCTGCAAGCTCGGCTTCGGGCACGCCATGGGGCCGCTCGCGACCGCCGATCTGACGGGCGTCGACATCCTGCTGCACGCCACCAGCAACATCTACACGGAGTCCCAGGACGAGAAGTTCGCACCGCCCGAGCTGATGCGCCGGATGGTTGACGCCGGTGACATCGGACGCAAGAGCGGGCAGGGGTTCTACAAGCACTGA
- a CDS encoding STAS domain-containing protein has translation MHIRGDQAQLVVGGRLDVRSAADARTVLHSAVDDGAGDLVLDLSELDSWDATGLGVIMGAHRRAGRCGRRLVLRDVPPQMQRLLVATRLHRILAIEGGIGVESLPRV, from the coding sequence ATGCACATCAGGGGCGACCAGGCCCAGCTGGTCGTCGGGGGACGCCTCGACGTACGCAGCGCGGCGGACGCCCGTACGGTCCTGCACTCGGCCGTCGACGACGGAGCCGGCGACCTGGTGCTCGACCTGTCCGAACTCGACTCGTGGGACGCCACGGGACTCGGCGTGATCATGGGCGCGCACCGGCGCGCGGGACGGTGCGGACGCCGGCTCGTGCTGCGTGATGTACCGCCCCAGATGCAGCGTCTGCTGGTGGCCACCCGGCTGCACCGGATCCTCGCGATCGAGGGTGGCATCGGGGTGGAATCGCTTCCCCGTGTGTGA